In Flavobacterium piscisymbiosum, the sequence ATGAATGGGATCAAAACACAGTCGATAATACCAGATATTTATTCCCGCCAAAAGTCGAAAAAGTGCAGCCAGCAATGGAGGTCGTAAAGAAAATTTGGATTGATAGTTATACAACTATTGGTGGAGTAAATTTTGTAAAAAAGATAGCTCCCAGAGAGTTTGTTCTTGTTGGAGGTGTTAACTTAAATACAAACGGAACATTAACTTTAGGATTGGCAGAAGGTGGCCAAAGAATTACTCTTTTTCAAGTAGACAATCTAAATAAAAAGAGTAGAGCAAATGTTACACAATTTATTCATACTATTCAGCATGAATACGTTCATATCTTAAATCAGACTAAACCATTTGATGAGCAGGCCTGGTCTAAATTAACTCCTGTGGGTTATACTTCAACATGGTACACAGAACCAATTGCGACTTCGAGAAATTTAGGTTTTGTAACAAGTTATGCAAGATTAAACATTTATGAAGATTTTGCTGAAACTGCTGCTGCAATATTAACGAGCTCAAAAGCTGAATATGATGCAATCCTGGCGAGTGTTACAGATGCTACAGCTAAAGCAAATATTAAAGCAAAAGAGGCATTGGTCGTAAAATATTATAAAGATGCCTTTAATATAGATTTCTATGCATTAAGAGATCAAGCTCAAAAAAACACTGATGCCGTAGTAAATAACTAAGGATAATAAAATTTATAAAAATAAATATTATGAAAGCAATATATATATATAAGTATTTAATGATTTCTTTTATAGCCTTACTTCTGGTGTCTTGTACAA encodes:
- a CDS encoding zinc-binding metallopeptidase — translated: MKIVKTYKAALIAGVLLLASCAHEDQPTESRLDFSVPTKTDLDKWISTNFLDLYNINVYYEWDQNTVDNTRYLFPPKVEKVQPAMEVVKKIWIDSYTTIGGVNFVKKIAPREFVLVGGVNLNTNGTLTLGLAEGGQRITLFQVDNLNKKSRANVTQFIHTIQHEYVHILNQTKPFDEQAWSKLTPVGYTSTWYTEPIATSRNLGFVTSYARLNIYEDFAETAAAILTSSKAEYDAILASVTDATAKANIKAKEALVVKYYKDAFNIDFYALRDQAQKNTDAVVNN